A window from Chitinophaga filiformis encodes these proteins:
- a CDS encoding multiprotein-bridging factor 1 family protein: MMENFDATNTNYTSDLVNNLLGHISSAEQDQVDHKMKMAAKIHAGLKAKGWKSLDLARELHLKSPSLVSKWLSGTHNFTMDTLVDIQRVLGIRLLDADMTSAQRALNVNVTLPVVPSSLKEAIRDPLHKIAD, from the coding sequence ATGATGGAAAACTTTGATGCCACCAACACCAACTACACCAGTGATCTGGTAAACAATTTACTGGGCCATATCAGCTCCGCAGAGCAGGACCAGGTAGACCACAAAATGAAAATGGCCGCCAAGATCCACGCGGGCCTTAAAGCAAAAGGCTGGAAAAGCCTCGATCTTGCCCGGGAGCTCCACTTAAAGAGCCCGTCCCTGGTATCGAAATGGCTGAGCGGCACCCACAACTTCACCATGGATACATTAGTCGATATCCAGCGGGTACTGGGTATCAGGTTGCTGGACGCCGATATGACAAGCGCACAGCGGGCGCTGAATGTGAATGTTACGCTGCCGGTTGTGCCATCCTCCCTGAAGGAAGCTATCCGGGATCCCCTGCATAAAATAGCCGACTAA
- a CDS encoding SDR family NAD(P)-dependent oxidoreductase: MPVINVNNRNQYALITGATSGFGYELAKLFARDGFSLVLVARSIERLQEVTNELKQQYSVEVTPISADLFQPAAAKEIYDEVKARGIVVSYLVNDAGQGEWGRFIDVDLQRSLDIIQLNVCSLVALTKYFATEMVARGEGHILQLGSEAGKAPMPLLSVYAATKAFVISFSAAISNELEGTGVNVTVLLPGAADTDFFHKANMEHTKTYREDSLQTPEEVAQDGYEALMSGESRVISGGKTKMHVYMANLLSDEANAVNMRKLMEPSEKEDGRTASDHGASRRERASIGRESGDLKER; this comes from the coding sequence ATGCCAGTAATTAATGTAAACAACCGTAATCAATATGCCCTGATCACCGGCGCCACAAGTGGCTTCGGATATGAATTGGCAAAATTGTTCGCAAGAGATGGTTTCAGCCTGGTGCTTGTTGCAAGGTCGATAGAGCGACTGCAGGAAGTAACAAATGAGTTGAAGCAACAATACAGCGTCGAGGTAACACCTATTTCCGCTGATCTGTTCCAGCCGGCAGCCGCCAAAGAAATATACGACGAGGTAAAGGCCAGAGGTATCGTAGTGAGCTACCTGGTGAACGACGCCGGACAAGGAGAATGGGGCCGCTTTATAGATGTGGATCTGCAACGCAGTCTCGATATTATTCAGCTGAATGTTTGCTCGCTGGTGGCATTGACTAAATATTTTGCTACCGAAATGGTGGCAAGAGGCGAAGGGCATATACTGCAATTGGGTTCAGAGGCCGGTAAGGCGCCTATGCCTTTATTGTCGGTATATGCAGCTACGAAAGCTTTTGTCATCTCGTTCAGTGCAGCTATCAGTAACGAACTGGAAGGTACCGGTGTAAATGTGACCGTATTGTTGCCCGGCGCAGCGGATACGGACTTTTTCCATAAAGCGAATATGGAGCATACAAAAACGTATCGCGAAGATTCGCTGCAAACACCGGAAGAAGTAGCCCAGGATGGTTACGAAGCATTAATGAGCGGGGAAAGTCGTGTGATATCCGGCGGTAAAACAAAGATGCATGTGTATATGGCAAATTTACTGAGTGATGAAGCAAATGCCGTTAACATGCGTAAACTGATGGAGCCGTCAGAGAAAGAAGATGGGAGAACGGCTTCCGACCATGGGGCTTCCCGCAGGGAACGCGCATCCATTGGCAGGGAGTCGGGAGATTTGAAAGAGAGATAG
- a CDS encoding class I SAM-dependent methyltransferase, whose translation MKNNYDNIARYYDFLSRIVFRSSQQDAQTALLPYIEAHSTVLIAGGGTGWILEEMTKRCPPGLKISYVEISANMIALARQRKYQHEVTFIHMAVEDFNRDPPQTFDVIITPFLFDNFSRERIQPIFLHLHKMLRPGGRWLFTDFHYQKQAPLWQRILLRSMYVFFRILCGVEADALEDIEPLFKAHRYTEIFGAFYFSRFIRTAVYCKEDVNNC comes from the coding sequence ATGAAGAACAATTACGACAATATTGCCAGGTACTACGATTTCCTCAGCCGCATTGTATTTCGCAGCTCTCAGCAGGATGCACAAACGGCCCTGCTGCCTTATATTGAAGCACACAGCACAGTACTGATCGCGGGCGGAGGCACTGGCTGGATACTGGAGGAAATGACAAAGAGATGCCCGCCCGGTTTAAAGATCTCTTATGTAGAGATCTCAGCAAATATGATAGCACTTGCCAGGCAGCGGAAATATCAGCATGAAGTAACATTCATCCATATGGCCGTAGAAGACTTCAACAGAGATCCCCCACAGACTTTCGATGTCATCATCACACCATTTCTGTTCGACAATTTCTCCCGCGAAAGAATACAGCCTATATTCCTTCATCTTCATAAGATGCTCAGGCCAGGTGGCAGATGGCTGTTCACCGATTTTCATTACCAGAAACAGGCGCCGCTATGGCAGCGTATATTGCTGCGCAGCATGTATGTGTTCTTCCGGATATTATGCGGAGTTGAGGCGGATGCGCTGGAAGATATTGAACCATTGTTCAAAGCGCATCGTTATACAGAGATCTTCGGGGCATTCTATTTCAGCAGATTTATCCGGACAGCTGTTTATTGCAAAGAGGATGTTAATAATTGTTAA
- a CDS encoding DHA2 family efflux MFS transporter permease subunit produces the protein MKRTILLITVIAAAVMELIDTSIVNVALSHMSGNLGATLEDTSWVITAYAIANVIIIPITSFLSNKLGRRNYYIGSIIAFTFFSFMCGQASGIWMLVAFRFLQGIGGGALLSVSQVIVFELFPKEKQNVASALFGIGVFVGPTIGPTLGGYITEYYDWPWIFFINVPIGIVAAAICYALLKEPEVKGTTGKIDWAGIILLAIGVGSLQTVLERGETDDWFEAGYIVFLSVTAFFGLLLFIWWELTTPTPVVNLRVLKSRNLSLAAILTFVSGVGLFSSVFLTPVFAQRLLNFTPTQTGLLLLPGAILAIGGLIISARLLQRGISPIVMITTGMLMFVVFSWQMSGYNLDVNAGSLTRTLIWRGVGLAMITVPLSVLAVSSLAPADFAQGAALNNMMRQLGGSFGLAMVNTYLANRNAVHRSDLVSNITPDNPLAVKRLADYTQFFISKGAGVADAHARALRLIDAGITRQTSMLSFNDAYLLVGLVFLCSLPLLLLASKKKKGTKVQVVLADH, from the coding sequence ATGAAAAGGACCATACTGCTGATCACCGTTATCGCTGCTGCGGTAATGGAGTTGATAGATACATCCATCGTCAACGTTGCACTATCGCATATGAGTGGTAACCTGGGCGCGACGCTGGAAGACACCTCCTGGGTGATCACTGCTTATGCTATTGCCAACGTGATCATTATTCCCATTACCAGTTTCCTTTCAAATAAACTCGGGCGCCGAAATTACTATATCGGTTCCATCATCGCATTCACCTTCTTTTCATTTATGTGTGGTCAGGCATCCGGCATCTGGATGCTGGTGGCCTTCCGCTTTTTACAGGGCATAGGCGGGGGCGCGCTGCTGTCCGTTTCTCAGGTGATCGTGTTTGAACTTTTCCCGAAAGAAAAACAGAATGTGGCCAGCGCTTTGTTTGGTATTGGCGTATTCGTGGGCCCTACCATCGGCCCTACCCTGGGTGGTTATATTACCGAGTACTATGACTGGCCCTGGATATTCTTCATCAACGTTCCTATCGGTATTGTTGCTGCAGCCATCTGTTATGCGTTACTGAAAGAACCGGAAGTAAAAGGAACGACGGGGAAAATTGACTGGGCAGGCATCATCCTGCTGGCCATAGGTGTTGGATCGCTGCAAACCGTATTGGAAAGGGGGGAAACGGACGACTGGTTCGAAGCGGGCTACATTGTTTTTCTCAGTGTAACGGCGTTCTTCGGATTGCTGCTGTTCATCTGGTGGGAATTGACCACGCCAACACCGGTGGTCAACCTGCGGGTACTTAAAAGCAGGAACCTGAGCCTGGCCGCTATACTCACCTTTGTGTCGGGTGTGGGCCTCTTCAGCTCTGTATTCCTGACGCCTGTATTCGCACAGCGGCTGCTGAACTTTACACCCACGCAAACAGGCCTCTTATTGCTGCCTGGCGCCATACTGGCTATCGGGGGACTGATCATATCGGCCAGGTTGTTACAGAGAGGGATCTCCCCTATTGTTATGATCACTACCGGTATGTTGATGTTTGTTGTCTTTAGCTGGCAAATGTCCGGTTATAACCTCGATGTCAATGCCGGCAGCCTGACACGCACACTGATCTGGAGGGGTGTAGGACTGGCCATGATCACCGTACCATTGTCCGTATTGGCAGTGTCGTCGCTTGCTCCGGCCGACTTTGCACAGGGTGCAGCCCTGAATAACATGATGCGGCAGCTGGGCGGTTCTTTTGGCCTGGCAATGGTAAATACCTACCTGGCTAACCGTAATGCGGTACACAGGTCAGACCTGGTCTCCAATATTACGCCCGACAATCCGCTGGCGGTAAAGCGACTGGCCGACTATACGCAATTCTTTATATCAAAAGGCGCAGGCGTGGCGGACGCCCATGCAAGGGCATTGCGACTCATAGATGCAGGTATTACCAGGCAAACTTCCATGCTGAGTTTCAATGATGCTTATCTGTTGGTAGGGCTGGTCTTTTTGTGCTCCCTGCCACTGTTACTCCTGGCATCAAAGAAGAAAAAAGGTACGAAGGTGCAGGTTGTGCTTGCAGATCACTAA
- a CDS encoding SDR family oxidoreductase, translating to MKTSNNTVLITGGGAGIGFQTAKLLSEQGNHVIITGRTAATLEKAVAQLKNVTPIVSDVSKEEDVIALVKKLNAAFPTLNVVINNAAAAEVYRLEAGVNAFEKASREIHTNYLSVIRLNELLLPLLEKQAEAAIVNVSSIVAISPGARLPGYAASKAALHSYTQVLRHTLSETNIKVFELMPPLVNTEFSKEIGGENGMPPEAVAAAFLEGLATDNYEIHVGNTADFYKLFLSSPAEAFATLNNRR from the coding sequence ATGAAAACGAGCAACAATACCGTCCTTATAACAGGCGGCGGAGCAGGCATAGGCTTTCAAACAGCCAAACTGTTATCTGAACAAGGCAATCATGTCATCATTACCGGCAGAACTGCAGCTACCCTCGAAAAAGCAGTGGCGCAGCTGAAAAATGTAACACCGATAGTATCAGATGTATCGAAAGAAGAAGATGTCATTGCGCTTGTAAAAAAACTGAACGCAGCGTTCCCCACGCTGAATGTCGTGATCAATAATGCCGCAGCAGCGGAAGTATACAGACTGGAGGCCGGTGTAAATGCATTTGAAAAGGCATCAAGGGAGATCCACACCAATTATCTGTCTGTAATAAGGCTGAATGAACTGTTACTGCCTTTGCTGGAAAAACAGGCTGAAGCTGCCATTGTAAACGTCTCTTCTATCGTGGCTATCTCTCCCGGAGCAAGACTCCCGGGCTACGCCGCCAGTAAAGCAGCGCTGCATTCATATACACAGGTATTAAGACATACATTATCTGAAACCAACATAAAGGTATTTGAACTGATGCCGCCATTAGTGAATACCGAATTCTCAAAAGAGATCGGCGGTGAAAATGGTATGCCTCCGGAAGCTGTAGCAGCAGCCTTCCTGGAAGGACTGGCTACCGACAATTACGAGATACATGTAGGCAATACCGCTGACTTTTATAAACTCTTCCTTTCCTCTCCTGCTGAGGCTTTCGCCACACTGAACAACAGAAGATAA
- a CDS encoding TetR/AcrR family transcriptional regulator has protein sequence MSKAEKTKEYIVEKTAPIFNKKGFAGTSLSDMTEATGLTKGSIYGNFANKDEVALASFDYNLRKMRTYINAEEDKAKTVKEKLMIRTKLFGKERPIAYPEGGCPLLNTGPEADDTHPALKARVADAIESWKQRTIRMIEEGISNKEISPDTNPGQAALTIISMIQGAIFVARTTGKREYGESVMEVTRKYIQSL, from the coding sequence ATGAGTAAGGCAGAAAAAACGAAAGAATACATAGTAGAGAAAACGGCGCCCATCTTCAACAAGAAGGGATTTGCCGGAACATCTCTCTCTGATATGACGGAGGCGACTGGTCTTACGAAAGGTAGCATTTACGGCAATTTTGCCAATAAAGATGAGGTAGCCCTGGCTTCTTTTGACTACAACCTCCGCAAGATGAGAACATATATCAATGCGGAGGAGGACAAAGCGAAAACGGTCAAGGAGAAGCTGATGATACGCACCAAGCTTTTCGGCAAGGAACGCCCGATCGCGTACCCGGAAGGCGGTTGCCCGCTCCTCAATACCGGTCCCGAGGCAGACGATACACATCCTGCCCTCAAGGCAAGGGTTGCTGATGCGATTGAATCATGGAAGCAACGGACTATCCGCATGATCGAAGAAGGGATCAGTAATAAAGAAATATCTCCTGATACCAATCCCGGGCAGGCGGCGCTCACAATAATTTCCATGATCCAGGGAGCGATATTTGTGGCAAGAACAACCGGCAAGCGGGAATATGGAGAAAGTGTCATGGAGGTGACCAGAAAATACATACAGTCACTCTGA
- a CDS encoding YeiH family protein: MNTILHNGKTLREGIGKKHFLDRSITTREVIFVLALTACLTPWVSPPVALITGVIIAQFIGHPFLHLNHKATHILLQVSVVGLGFGMNIHSAIKAGSEGILFTVASITGTLIIGYVAGRLLKIESKTAHLISCGTAICGGSAIAAISPVIRAEEKQLSVALGTVFILNSAALFLFPFVGHLLHMTQTQFGLWSAIAIHDTSSVVGAASKYGPQALEIATTVKLARALWIIPVVLLTAFCFKTGKQKMKIPYFIGLFVLAMILHTYVPMQPVSDVIVQVAKTGLTLTLFLIGAGLSGAVLKGVGLRPLIQGVLLWVIISGAALWAVLQLAK; encoded by the coding sequence ATGAACACAATACTGCACAATGGAAAAACACTCCGGGAAGGAATAGGGAAAAAGCACTTCCTGGACAGAAGTATCACCACCCGTGAAGTGATATTTGTATTAGCGCTTACCGCCTGCCTGACGCCCTGGGTATCTCCTCCCGTGGCATTGATTACAGGCGTGATCATCGCACAATTTATCGGCCATCCCTTCCTGCATCTGAATCATAAGGCCACACACATATTATTGCAGGTCTCTGTTGTAGGGCTGGGCTTTGGCATGAATATTCACAGTGCCATCAAGGCCGGCAGCGAAGGCATTTTATTCACGGTGGCCTCTATTACAGGTACATTGATAATTGGTTACGTTGCAGGCAGGCTGTTAAAGATAGAAAGTAAGACGGCTCATCTCATCTCCTGTGGTACAGCTATCTGTGGTGGCAGTGCTATCGCGGCGATCTCCCCGGTGATCAGGGCAGAAGAAAAACAGTTGTCTGTTGCATTGGGTACGGTTTTCATTTTGAACTCCGCTGCACTCTTCCTGTTCCCTTTTGTTGGTCACCTCCTGCACATGACGCAGACGCAGTTTGGTCTCTGGAGTGCTATTGCCATTCATGATACCAGCTCTGTTGTGGGTGCTGCCAGCAAGTATGGTCCGCAGGCACTTGAAATAGCCACTACCGTCAAACTGGCCCGTGCCCTCTGGATCATCCCTGTGGTGTTGCTGACGGCGTTCTGCTTCAAAACAGGTAAACAGAAAATGAAAATACCTTACTTCATAGGCTTGTTTGTACTGGCCATGATCTTACATACCTATGTACCCATGCAGCCTGTCAGCGATGTGATAGTACAGGTGGCAAAGACCGGCCTGACCCTCACATTGTTCCTCATCGGTGCAGGATTGTCCGGCGCAGTACTTAAAGGAGTAGGCCTGAGACCGTTGATACAGGGTGTGCTTCTATGGGTGATCATTTCAGGCGCTGCCCTCTGGGCTGTACTGCAATTGGCGAAGTAA
- a CDS encoding CusA/CzcA family heavy metal efflux RND transporter, translating to MLDKIIGFSVRNKLIVILFIVGLIAWGIYALTRLPIDALPDITNNQVQIITTAPSQAAQDIERLVTFPVEQSVATIPGITEVRSFSRFGLSVVTVVFQEHVDIYWARQQVSERLSAIKDQIPAGVGNPELAPVTTGLGEIYQYVVHTKPGYEQKYNAMELRSIQDWIIRRQLLGVPGVADVSSFGGYLKQYEIALDPEKLRSMDLSITDVFNALAKNNQNTGGAYIDKRPNAWFIRSEGLIGSLEDIGNVVVKTHSSGIPVLIDNVGKVGYGHAIRFGAMTRNVEGERVGAIVLMLKGANSSAVIRNVKERIRQIEKTLPEGVLIEPFLDRTKLVNNAVETVVRNLAEGALIVIFVLVLLLGNLRAGLIVASVIPLAMLFAICMMQLFNVSGNLMSLGAIDFGLIVDGAVIIVEATMHHLGLRKTGIAFTQAEMDEEVYTAASRIRTSAAFGEIIILIVYLPILALSGVEGKMFRPMAQTVSFAILGAFILSLTYVPMASALFLSKKAMHKRTFSDRIMDYFHRVYTRALTFVLRFKRAVIVISILLFGGSLLLFTRLGAEFIPSLDEGDFAVETRLLTGSSLYETIDVAGKAAGILLKQFPDEVKEVVGKVGSAEIPTDPMPVESCDLIIALKDRSGWTKAENRDELADKMTEALEAIPGVSFGFQQPIQMRFNELMTGARQDVVVKIYGEDLDRLAAYAHKVGSVVSGIRGATDLYVEQSSGLPQIVVQYHRDQIARFGLNIEDINTVINTAFAGQRAGIVYEGEKRYDLVVRLDQQNRAGLEDVAALYVTAPNGNQVPLNQVADISLKVGPNQIQRDDAKRRITVGFNVRGRDVESIVNELQQQVEKKVKMSPGYYVTYGGSFENLQQARSRLKIAVPVALLLIFILLYFSFGSVKQGLLIYTAIPLSAVGGIVALWLRGMAFSISAAVGFIALFGVAVLNGIVLIAEFNRLRKEGLTDLREIVMQGTGTRLRPVIMTATVASLGFLPMALSHGSGAEVQKPLATVVIGGLITATLLTLFVLPCLYILSEKIKSAGNMSKTIMIFLLLTGAPMLSRAQQPLTLDELIQLTLQQNKGLQAAGAGVDYYRQLKRTAGELPKTDVGLQYGQYNSYVKNDNNITVTQKIPFPTVFGAKASLYDAQLQGSRLQQAVTRHELVFQVKQGWYQLQYLYAYRQLLEQQDSIYQRFVKAADLKFRTGETGLLEKTSAVTRLAEIRHLNRQSLAEEQLLLAALQGLSGSATSLAIAKQALEPLAAGNIGDSAQLQHYPALQWQQQQVVIQEKEKKLEANALLPDLSLGYFNQSLIGTSLNSAGTAVAKGGDRFQGWHAGVSIPLWLGPSRARVKAAEQRRVQADLNYQQSNVELKSRWQQALAQFSRYKSSLDYYRETAVPNAMLIEKQALLGYEKGDVGYTTYLLSLQEVFNIREAYLQTIRDYNNAVLSLQMLNVQP from the coding sequence ATGCTCGATAAGATCATCGGTTTTTCTGTACGGAATAAACTGATCGTAATACTTTTTATCGTCGGGCTGATCGCGTGGGGTATTTACGCCCTCACGAGATTGCCTATAGACGCATTGCCAGATATCACCAACAACCAGGTGCAGATCATCACTACTGCACCTTCCCAGGCAGCACAGGACATAGAACGCCTTGTTACTTTCCCGGTGGAACAGTCCGTCGCCACCATCCCCGGTATCACGGAAGTCCGCTCTTTTTCCCGCTTTGGGCTGAGTGTTGTCACCGTCGTGTTCCAGGAGCATGTAGACATATACTGGGCCCGGCAACAGGTCAGTGAAAGATTAAGCGCCATCAAGGACCAGATACCTGCGGGCGTAGGAAATCCGGAACTGGCGCCTGTCACCACAGGACTGGGAGAAATATACCAGTATGTGGTACATACAAAGCCAGGCTACGAGCAGAAGTATAATGCCATGGAGCTGCGCAGCATACAGGACTGGATCATCCGGCGACAATTGCTGGGCGTACCGGGCGTGGCAGACGTGAGCAGTTTTGGCGGCTATCTTAAACAATATGAGATCGCCCTTGATCCGGAAAAGCTGCGTAGCATGGACCTCAGTATCACTGACGTGTTCAATGCGCTGGCTAAGAACAATCAGAATACAGGCGGCGCTTACATAGACAAGAGGCCCAATGCCTGGTTCATCCGCAGTGAAGGCCTCATCGGCAGTCTCGAAGATATCGGGAATGTAGTCGTTAAAACGCATAGCAGCGGCATCCCTGTGCTGATCGACAATGTAGGAAAGGTCGGTTACGGGCACGCCATCCGTTTTGGCGCCATGACGCGTAACGTGGAAGGGGAAAGGGTAGGAGCGATCGTACTGATGCTGAAAGGCGCCAACTCTTCCGCCGTGATCAGGAATGTAAAGGAGCGGATCAGGCAAATAGAGAAGACCTTACCGGAAGGTGTGCTGATAGAACCTTTCCTGGACCGTACCAAACTGGTGAACAATGCCGTGGAAACCGTCGTGCGTAACCTGGCAGAAGGTGCATTGATCGTCATCTTTGTGCTGGTGTTATTACTGGGCAACCTCAGGGCCGGCCTGATCGTGGCCTCTGTTATCCCACTCGCCATGCTGTTTGCCATCTGTATGATGCAGCTTTTCAATGTATCGGGCAACCTGATGAGCCTCGGGGCTATCGATTTTGGCCTGATCGTGGATGGTGCAGTGATCATCGTGGAAGCCACCATGCACCACCTGGGCTTACGAAAAACAGGCATCGCCTTTACGCAGGCAGAAATGGATGAAGAGGTCTATACTGCTGCCAGCCGTATCAGAACATCGGCGGCTTTCGGCGAGATCATTATATTGATCGTTTACCTGCCCATTCTGGCACTTTCCGGCGTAGAAGGGAAGATGTTCCGCCCAATGGCCCAGACGGTCTCTTTTGCCATCTTAGGGGCCTTTATCCTCTCGCTGACCTATGTGCCGATGGCCAGCGCATTATTCCTGAGTAAAAAGGCCATGCATAAACGTACCTTTTCTGACAGGATCATGGATTATTTCCATCGCGTGTATACCCGTGCTTTAACCTTTGTACTGCGCTTTAAACGAGCCGTCATAGTAATATCCATCCTCCTGTTTGGCGGCAGCCTCCTGCTGTTCACCCGCCTGGGTGCAGAATTTATTCCTTCGCTTGATGAAGGCGACTTTGCGGTAGAGACAAGATTGCTCACAGGCAGCAGTCTTTACGAAACAATAGATGTTGCCGGTAAAGCGGCAGGTATCCTGCTGAAGCAATTTCCGGATGAGGTGAAGGAAGTGGTGGGTAAGGTCGGCAGCGCCGAGATCCCTACAGACCCTATGCCGGTGGAATCGTGTGACCTGATCATTGCCCTGAAAGACCGTTCCGGGTGGACAAAAGCGGAGAACAGGGATGAACTGGCCGATAAAATGACGGAAGCGCTGGAGGCGATCCCCGGGGTCAGCTTTGGCTTTCAGCAACCTATACAGATGCGTTTCAATGAACTGATGACCGGCGCCCGCCAGGATGTGGTGGTCAAGATCTATGGCGAGGACCTGGACAGGCTGGCCGCCTATGCCCACAAGGTAGGCAGTGTGGTGAGTGGCATACGCGGCGCCACAGACCTTTATGTGGAACAGTCATCCGGCCTGCCGCAGATCGTGGTACAATATCACCGTGACCAGATCGCCAGGTTCGGTCTGAATATAGAAGACATCAACACCGTCATCAATACCGCTTTTGCCGGCCAGCGTGCAGGCATTGTCTATGAAGGAGAGAAGAGATATGACCTGGTGGTAAGGCTGGACCAACAGAACAGGGCGGGGCTTGAAGATGTTGCAGCATTGTATGTTACAGCGCCCAATGGCAACCAGGTGCCTTTGAACCAGGTAGCTGATATCAGCCTGAAAGTAGGGCCTAACCAGATCCAGCGGGACGATGCCAAACGGCGTATCACCGTTGGCTTTAATGTGCGGGGCAGGGATGTGGAGAGTATCGTGAACGAACTGCAGCAGCAGGTAGAAAAGAAAGTAAAGATGTCCCCCGGTTATTATGTAACCTACGGCGGCTCTTTCGAGAATCTGCAACAGGCCAGATCCCGCCTGAAGATAGCGGTACCCGTAGCCTTGCTGCTGATATTCATCCTGCTGTACTTCTCATTTGGTTCTGTTAAACAAGGCTTGCTTATTTACACCGCAATCCCCCTTTCTGCAGTGGGTGGTATTGTTGCTTTATGGTTGCGGGGGATGGCTTTCAGCATTTCAGCGGCAGTCGGTTTTATAGCGCTCTTTGGTGTGGCCGTGCTGAATGGCATTGTGCTCATTGCTGAATTCAACCGCCTGCGCAAAGAAGGATTGACCGATCTGCGGGAGATCGTCATGCAGGGTACAGGTACGCGTCTGCGCCCTGTCATCATGACTGCCACAGTTGCCTCCCTGGGATTCCTGCCCATGGCGCTCTCGCACGGCAGTGGTGCGGAAGTACAGAAGCCATTGGCTACAGTTGTTATTGGCGGACTGATAACCGCCACATTACTTACACTATTTGTATTGCCCTGCCTGTACATCTTATCTGAAAAAATAAAAAGCGCCGGAAACATGAGCAAAACAATAATGATCTTCTTGCTGCTGACAGGTGCTCCCATGCTATCACGCGCACAGCAGCCGCTTACGCTGGATGAGCTGATACAGCTTACGTTGCAGCAGAATAAGGGACTGCAGGCGGCGGGAGCTGGTGTGGATTATTACAGGCAACTGAAGCGGACGGCAGGAGAACTGCCTAAAACAGATGTCGGACTGCAATACGGACAGTACAACAGCTATGTCAAAAACGATAATAATATCACGGTCACACAAAAGATCCCTTTCCCTACTGTATTTGGTGCAAAGGCTTCCTTGTACGATGCACAGCTGCAGGGCAGCCGCTTGCAGCAGGCGGTCACCAGACATGAACTGGTATTCCAGGTAAAGCAGGGCTGGTACCAGCTGCAATACCTGTATGCATACAGGCAATTACTGGAACAGCAGGACAGCATCTATCAACGTTTCGTCAAAGCTGCAGACCTGAAGTTCAGGACCGGCGAAACAGGGCTGCTGGAGAAGACATCTGCTGTAACAAGACTGGCGGAGATACGACATCTCAACAGGCAAAGCCTTGCTGAAGAACAGCTACTGCTGGCTGCCTTACAGGGATTGTCGGGTAGCGCTACTTCATTGGCCATCGCAAAACAGGCACTGGAGCCTTTAGCTGCCGGCAATATTGGCGACTCTGCCCAACTGCAGCATTATCCTGCCTTACAATGGCAGCAGCAGCAGGTGGTGATACAGGAGAAGGAGAAAAAGCTGGAAGCGAATGCACTTCTCCCTGATCTTTCCCTTGGTTACTTTAACCAGTCGCTGATAGGTACTTCGCTCAACAGTGCAGGAACTGCTGTTGCCAAAGGCGGCGACCGTTTCCAGGGATGGCATGCCGGTGTATCTATTCCTTTATGGCTGGGGCCCTCCCGTGCCAGGGTGAAAGCCGCCGAGCAACGCAGGGTACAGGCAGACCTCAACTATCAGCAGTCGAATGTGGAACTGAAAAGCAGATGGCAACAGGCCCTTGCACAGTTCTCGCGGTATAAGAGCAGCCTGGATTATTACCGGGAAACGGCCGTACCCAATGCGATGCTGATTGAAAAACAGGCATTGCTGGGATATGAAAAAGGAGATGTGGGTTACACTACCTATCTCTTAAGCCTGCAGGAAGTGTTTAACATTCGCGAAGCCTACCTGCAAACCATCCGTGACTATAACAATGCGGTATTGTCCTTACAAATGCTGAACGTACAACCATAA